A genomic stretch from Deltaproteobacteria bacterium includes:
- a CDS encoding TetR/AcrR family transcriptional regulator encodes MGLKERRAREKEARRRQIVDAARSLLFQEGLQATSINQIAKQAELAVGTIYFYYSSKEDLFAELQEEGLHLLIESIRANVSDAGDPMEQLTSMAMAYYNFSREQKDYFDVINYFLSSRDILLSPDLKQRVDAKIGEILAQIESVLSRMRTGQDGGTSGLESRGALFLAALHGLMQLQKFENTVFKGMPHRELYRGAVKNLIKGLGAR; translated from the coding sequence ATGGGATTGAAAGAAAGAAGAGCCAGGGAAAAGGAGGCCAGAAGACGGCAGATTGTCGACGCCGCCCGCTCCCTATTGTTCCAAGAAGGCCTTCAGGCGACATCCATCAACCAGATTGCCAAGCAGGCCGAGCTGGCTGTGGGCACCATCTACTTTTACTATTCCAGCAAGGAGGATCTTTTTGCGGAACTGCAGGAGGAAGGCCTGCATCTGCTGATCGAAAGCATTCGGGCGAACGTATCGGACGCCGGAGATCCCATGGAGCAGTTGACGTCCATGGCCATGGCCTATTATAATTTCAGCCGCGAGCAAAAGGATTATTTCGATGTCATCAACTATTTCCTGTCTTCACGTGATATTTTACTGAGCCCGGATCTCAAGCAGCGGGTGGACGCCAAGATAGGGGAGATACTGGCACAGATCGAGAGCGTTCTGTCGAGAATGAGGACGGGCCAGGATGGCGGGACGAGCGGTCTGGAGAGCAGGGGCGCACTTTTTCTGGCTGCCCTGCACGGTCTCATGCAGCTGCAAAAGTTTGAAAACACCGTTTTCAAAGGAATGCCCCACAGGGAGTTGTATCGAGGGGCGGTGAAGAACCTGATCAAAGGCTTGGGTGCCCGTTGA
- a CDS encoding bile acid:sodium symporter family protein, whose translation MDAAAIDHVRLNFNPQGLMIINVAIGLMMLGVSLDLKMEDFKRVITAPKAPSIGLAAQFLLLPAMTFLLITVLRLIPSIALYPSMALGMILVAACPGGNLSNIITYLAKGNTAVSISMTAISTVVAIFMTPLNLSIWGSLNADTAAILRSVRLSPVDVFVTVFIILGIPLIIGQILTRVFPNLANRVRKPFKIFSLIFFMVIVAGALAANWRYFIDYVGLVILAVFLHNAMALNLGYWSGRVARLPERDCRATCIEVGIQNSALGLVLVFNFFEGLGGMAILVAWWGVWHIIAGLTTAFILTRRKLPEQEVLQTA comes from the coding sequence ATGGATGCCGCAGCAATCGATCATGTGAGACTCAACTTCAATCCCCAGGGGCTGATGATTATCAATGTCGCCATCGGTCTGATGATGCTGGGCGTATCCCTGGATTTGAAAATGGAGGATTTCAAACGGGTGATCACGGCACCCAAAGCGCCTTCCATTGGTCTGGCCGCCCAGTTTCTTCTTCTGCCGGCCATGACCTTTTTGCTGATCACGGTTTTACGGCTTATTCCCTCCATCGCCCTGTACCCATCCATGGCCCTGGGCATGATCCTGGTGGCAGCCTGCCCCGGCGGTAATCTTTCCAACATCATCACCTACCTGGCCAAGGGCAACACGGCGGTTTCCATCAGCATGACGGCCATTTCGACGGTCGTTGCCATCTTCATGACTCCCCTCAATTTGTCCATCTGGGGGAGCCTGAATGCGGACACGGCGGCCATACTGCGCAGCGTGAGGTTAAGCCCGGTGGATGTGTTTGTCACCGTTTTCATCATCCTGGGTATCCCGCTGATCATCGGACAGATCCTGACCCGCGTTTTTCCCAACCTGGCAAATCGGGTGCGCAAGCCCTTCAAGATTTTTTCCCTGATATTTTTCATGGTGATCGTCGCCGGGGCCCTGGCGGCCAACTGGCGCTATTTCATCGACTATGTGGGGCTGGTGATTTTGGCAGTGTTTCTGCACAATGCCATGGCGCTGAACCTGGGCTACTGGTCGGGGCGCGTGGCCAGACTTCCGGAACGGGACTGCCGGGCCACCTGCATCGAGGTGGGTATACAGAACTCGGCCCTTGGCCTGGTTCTGGTGTTCAATTTTTTTGAGGGTCTGGGCGGTATGGCCATTCTGGTTGCCTGGTGGGGCGTCTGGCATATCATCGCCGGTTTAACCACGGCCTTTATTTTGACAAGGCGCAAACTGCCGGAACAAGAAGTTTTGCAGACGGCGTAA